The following nucleotide sequence is from Candidatus Rokuibacteriota bacterium.
GAAGCGGGCCAGGGGCCGTTGCTCCCGGTAATTCCGGCTGTGGCCAACGCCCTGTATGACGCGGTCGGCATCCGGATCGACGAGATCCCCGTCACGCCCGAGAAGGTGCTCAAGGCCCTGGAGTTCAGACGGCAGGGCAAGCCTGCGCGCGTCGGGCCCGAGCGGCTTCCGCTCTTTACCTTCCCCGAGGCGATCAAGGTCCCCTCGGCCTTCGGCCAGCCCGCCGACCCCTCCGTCCCCCGGCGTGGAGACCAGGGTGCGGGTGGCGTGGCGATGGGGCCCCCCGCCGCCCGCAGCCCGGGTCCCTACACCGGGCGGGGTGGCGAGGACGGCGGGGGTGATCGCCACGACACGACCCGCACCCTGGAGGACAAAACGCCATGATGCGCCTGCCGCCGTTCACGTACCTGGTGCCGCGATCGGTAGCCGAGGCGGCGCGCATGATGGCGGACCACGGGGCGGAGGCGATGCTGGTGGCCGGCGGCACCGACCTCTACCCCAACATGAAGCGCCGGCAGTTCGAGCCCAGGGTCCTGGTCGGGCTCCGGGGGATCCGCGAGCTGGTCGGCATGGCCGGCGATGCCCAGGCGGGCCTCGTCATCGGCGCCGGCACCACGCTCACCGAGGTTTCCGAGCACCCGGTGGTGCAGGCGCACTTTCCGGCCCTCGCCGCCGCGGCGGGCTTCGTCTCGACCCCGCAGATCCGCAACGCGGGGACGCTCGGCGGCAACGTCTGCGTGGACACGCGCTGCAACTACTACAACCAGTCCCAGCAGTGGCGGCGAGCGATCGGCTTCTGCATGAAGAAGGACGGGGACATCTGCCTGGTGGCGCCGGGGAGCTCCCGCTGCTGGGCGGTCTCCTCCTCGGACACGGCGCCGGTGCTCTGGAGCCTGGGAGCCCGGGCGCGCCTGGTGGGGCCCCGGGGCGAGCGGGTCATCTCGATCGAGGCGCTCTACCGGGACGACGGGATCGCCTACCTGGCCAAAGCTGCCGACGAGGTCCTGACCGAGATCCTCCTGCCGCCTGCCGACGGGCTCCGCTCGGCCTACCTGAAGCTCCGCCGCCGCGGCTCCTTCGACTTTCCCGTCCTCGGCGTGGCAGTGGCCCTCGCGATGGACGACGGCACCGTCAGGGTCGGCAGGATCGTTCTGGGCGCGGTGGCCTCCCAGCCGCGGGAGGCGGCTGATGCCGGAGCGCTGCTCGCCGGCCAGCGGCTCACGCCCGAGCTGATCGAGAAGGTGGCGGAGGCCGCCGCCCGGCCCTCCAAGCCACTGGACAACACCGACTTCACCCATCCCTACCGGAAGAAGATGACGCGCGTCTTCGTGAGGCGTGCGCTCCGCCGGCTCGCTGGCCTGCCCGATTCCCGACGCAATGAGGAGGAGGTATAGCGATGGCGTGGGTCAGGACCGTGGACGAGCCAGAGGTCGAAGGCTACGTCAAAACCCTGTACGAGGGTATGCTCAAGCAGCGTGGCTGGGTTCCCAACATCGTCAAGAGCACGACGCTGCGGCCCGAGCTGACCCGCGCGTGGATGGGGCTGTTCACGACGCTGATGTTCGGTCCCTCAGAGCTGACGCGGGCCCAGCGGGAGATGATCGCCACCGTGGTCTCGGTGGCCAACCGCTGCCACTACTGAATCGAGGCCCACGCAGCGTGGCTTCGCGCTGAGACGGGGGATGCGGCGCTGGCCGATGCGATCAAGCGCGACTATTGGGGCCTCGCCTCGTGCCGGGCCTGCCTGGCGGCATGGCCGACGGCCCTCGGCTCGAACTGCCACCGGACGGCGCCGATCGACGCGCGGACGCGGTCGCTCCTGGACTTTGCCTGGAAGGTGACGCGGGAGCAGTGGGAGTGCCGCGAGGCCGATGTCCAGGGGCTGAGGAAGGCCGGCTGGCGCGACGAGGCGATCGTGGACGCGGTCGGGATCATCGGCTTCTTCAACTTCATCACCCGCGTGGCGGATGCCCTCGGGGTGGAGCTGAACAAGGAGTACGCTGCCCTGCGGAAGGCGGACTTCTCGGGGGTGCCGCAGTGACGCTCGGGGAACGGATCAGGGCCCTCAGGCAGGAGCGCGCGCTCCAGCAGCGGCAGCTCGCGGAGAAGTCCGGGCTCACGCCGAGCATGGTCTCGCAGATCGAGTCGGGGCGGCTCACCCCGTCGCTGCACACCCTGGGCAAGCTGGCCGGGGCGCTCGGCGTCCCCATCGCGTCGCTCTTCGAGACCAGGCCCGACGGCCGGATTCACGTGAACCGGCGGGGCGACTACCCGGTGGTCTCGTTCGAAGGGACGACGGAGAAGTGGGATGTCCTCGGCGCCGGGCTCTTCCAGGGAAAGATCCGCGCCGTGGTCTCGACGATCGCGCGGAAGGGGCAGGGCGTGAAGACCGGGAAGGTCATCATCGCGCCCGGCCAGATGAAGCTCTTCTACGTCGTAGAGGGGAGGGTGGCGCTCCACTACAACGGCGACCGGCACCTGCTCAGGGCGGGGGACAGCGCGGTCCTGGACGGCGGCGTTCCCCACCACTGGGAGAACCTGGGCCCCAAACAGGCGAAGGCCGTGTGGGTCATTCTGGGATGATGACGCGCGACTCGAAGGGTGGACGTGCCGATGGCTAGTGGCGAGCTGGACCGGGTGGAAGTTCGAGCCGAGGGGCTTCCGACGAGCCCGGGGCGTGGCAGTTCGAGCCGAGACGCTTCGGCGCAGGCAGCTTCATCGCCTGCGCCAGCGACGAGGCGAGACCCGAGCGAATGTGACACAGGCGAGGCCCGAGTAGATTTCCGGACCGAACCCTCCAAGTACCGGCACTGGAAGCTGAGCATTGACGGCCGGCTGGCCACCCTTGCCATGGACGTGAAGGAGGACGGGGGGCTCAGGCCCGGCTACGATCTCAAGCTCAACTCCTACGATCTCGGCGTCGACATCGAGCTCTACGATGCGGTCCAGCGCCTGCGCTTCGAGCATCCGGAGGTGGGCGCGGTGATCGTGGCCTCGGCGAAGGAGCGCATCTTCTGCGCCGGCGCTAACATCCGCATGCTCGGCCAGTCCTCCCACGGCTGGAAGGTGAACTTCTGCAAGTTCACCAACGAGACGCGGAACGCCATCGAGGAGGCGACGGCGGAGTCGGGGCAGTTCTACCTCTCGGCGATCAACGGCCCCTGCGCCGGCGGCGGGTACGAGATCGCTCTCGCGACCGGCTACATCATCATGGCCGATGACGGCAACACCTCGGTGGCCCTCCCCGAGGTGCCCCTCCTCGCCGTGCTGCCGGGGACCGGCGGGCTCACCCGGCTCGTGGACAAGCGTCACGTGCGGCGCGATCGCGCGGACTTCTTCTGCACCCTCGAGGAAGGGATCAAGGGCAAGCGCGCCCTGGAGTGGGGGCTCGTGGACGAGCTGGTGCCGCGCTCGAAGCTCGAGGACACGGTGAAGCGGCGCGCGGCCGAGTTCGCGGCCCGGAGCGACCGGCCCGCGGCGACCCGCGGCATCACCCTCGCGCCCCTCGCGCGGACGATCGAGGGCGACCGCATCGCCTACAGCCACGTCACCTGCCAGATCGACAGCGAGCGCCGGGTCGCCGAGATCACCGTCGCGGGCCCCGCTGGTCCGCCGCCTGCCGACCGCGAGAGGATCCCCGAGCTCGGCTGCGGCTTCTGGCCGCTGGCGCTGGCGCGCGAGCTGGACGACCTGATCCTGCACCTCCGGACGGACGAGGAGGAGATCGGGCTCTGGGTGTTCAGGACCGCCGGGAGCCCCGACCTCGTCGAGGCCCATGACCGGTTCCTGGCGGAGCACCAGGGCGACTGGCTGGTGCGCGAGATCCGCCTGTTCCTCAAGCGGACCTTCAAGCGCCTCGACGTGGCGTCGCGGTCGCTCTTCGCCCTGATCGAGCCGGGCTCGTGTTTCGTCGGGACGCTGCTCGAGCTG
It contains:
- a CDS encoding FAD binding domain-containing protein; this translates as MMRLPPFTYLVPRSVAEAARMMADHGAEAMLVAGGTDLYPNMKRRQFEPRVLVGLRGIRELVGMAGDAQAGLVIGAGTTLTEVSEHPVVQAHFPALAAAAGFVSTPQIRNAGTLGGNVCVDTRCNYYNQSQQWRRAIGFCMKKDGDICLVAPGSSRCWAVSSSDTAPVLWSLGARARLVGPRGERVISIEALYRDDGIAYLAKAADEVLTEILLPPADGLRSAYLKLRRRGSFDFPVLGVAVALAMDDGTVRVGRIVLGAVASQPREAADAGALLAGQRLTPELIEKVAEAAARPSKPLDNTDFTHPYRKKMTRVFVRRALRRLAGLPDSRRNEEEV
- a CDS encoding carboxymuconolactone decarboxylase family protein, yielding MAWVRTVDEPEVEGYVKTLYEGMLKQRGWVPNIVKSTTLRPELTRAWMGLFTTLMFGPSELTRAQREMIATVVSVANRCHY
- a CDS encoding helix-turn-helix domain-containing protein; translated protein: MTLGERIRALRQERALQQRQLAEKSGLTPSMVSQIESGRLTPSLHTLGKLAGALGVPIASLFETRPDGRIHVNRRGDYPVVSFEGTTEKWDVLGAGLFQGKIRAVVSTIARKGQGVKTGKVIIAPGQMKLFYVVEGRVALHYNGDRHLLRAGDSAVLDGGVPHHWENLGPKQAKAVWVILG
- a CDS encoding benzoyl-CoA-dihydrodiol lyase, producing MASGELDRVEVRAEGLPTSPGRGSSSRDASAQAASSPAPATRRDPSECDTGEARVDFRTEPSKYRHWKLSIDGRLATLAMDVKEDGGLRPGYDLKLNSYDLGVDIELYDAVQRLRFEHPEVGAVIVASAKERIFCAGANIRMLGQSSHGWKVNFCKFTNETRNAIEEATAESGQFYLSAINGPCAGGGYEIALATGYIIMADDGNTSVALPEVPLLAVLPGTGGLTRLVDKRHVRRDRADFFCTLEEGIKGKRALEWGLVDELVPRSKLEDTVKRRAAEFAARSDRPAATRGITLAPLARTIEGDRIAYSHVTCQIDSERRVAEITVAGPAGPPPADRERIPELGCGFWPLALARELDDLILHLRTDEEEIGLWVFRTAGSPDLVEAHDRFLAEHQGDWLVREIRLFLKRTFKRLDVASRSLFALIEPGSCFVGTLLELGLAADRAYMLAGTREGDERPTAMVRLSELNFGAYPMGNGLSRLASRFLREPGQVEKLKTLIGADLDAGAAAEAGLVTFTPDDIDWDDEVRLAIEGRAALSPDALTGLEASLRFGGPETLETKIFGRLSAWQNWIFQRPNAVGPKGALSVYGTGRRSDFDWRRV